A region from the Beduinella massiliensis genome encodes:
- a CDS encoding RNA polymerase sigma factor encodes MGTRMEEASFAEAVWGMRESLLRFAMSILHSRADAEDAVSEATLRAWERLSTLRDASLFRRWMMTIVANCCYQHLRGAKRVVLQEEVTERSQPAGDDRFALWACVRELPDGLREPIVLYYYEGFHVDEIAQILGVPRGTVAARMHRARTRLRAALAEKGEWIE; translated from the coding sequence ATGGGGACGAGAATGGAAGAGGCTTCGTTCGCGGAGGCCGTGTGGGGGATGCGCGAAAGCCTGCTGCGCTTCGCGATGAGCATCCTGCACAGCCGCGCGGACGCGGAGGACGCCGTGAGCGAGGCCACGCTGCGCGCCTGGGAACGGCTGTCCACCCTGCGCGACGCGTCGCTGTTCCGAAGGTGGATGATGACCATCGTGGCGAACTGCTGCTATCAGCATTTGCGGGGCGCAAAGCGCGTCGTCCTTCAAGAAGAAGTCACGGAACGGTCACAGCCCGCCGGTGACGACCGCTTTGCCCTCTGGGCGTGCGTGCGGGAGCTGCCGGACGGGCTGCGTGAACCGATCGTCCTGTACTATTACGAGGGGTTTCACGTGGACGAAATTGCGCAGATCCTTGGGGTGCCCCGGGGCACGGTCGCCGCGCGCATGCATAGAGCGCGGACACGGCTGCGGGCTGCTCTGGCGGAAAAGGGGGAATGGATCGAATGA
- a CDS encoding YARHG domain-containing protein, which produces MRKKMFRPFLCAVLSALTCAAPVLADDALNNFYIVDDSDSRYLTRDELWEWQYDALGYIYNEIFARHGRPFRPGERYDLYFRAQAWYEPDPNYHFGLLNAVEQANEALVHQVLQEMRDQKTANPNGKPLPRSGADVPENDQLDFRSYELTPGQRLDVYTGPGSNFFRAANGKASASTNESIKFAGEENGWAAIEYEVGANNRRIGYVNLNQVKDKMHLRELELLYDSGLIITECILTDEPDGSHTAIATLKPLTEIVLLGRYLDRRNGDWAYIDVQTEAGLVRGFVDNSCVTGSPGEYLKDLDDGGNDSAYDWVSEDAYMETRK; this is translated from the coding sequence ATGCGCAAAAAAATGTTTCGCCCGTTTCTCTGTGCGGTCTTATCGGCTCTCACCTGCGCGGCGCCCGTACTTGCCGACGATGCGCTCAACAATTTTTACATTGTCGACGACAGCGACAGCCGCTACCTGACAAGGGATGAACTTTGGGAATGGCAATACGATGCCCTGGGTTACATCTACAACGAAATATTTGCCCGTCACGGCCGGCCTTTCCGTCCGGGCGAACGCTACGACCTCTATTTCCGCGCGCAAGCGTGGTACGAGCCTGACCCCAACTATCATTTCGGATTGCTGAACGCCGTCGAGCAGGCCAATGAAGCGCTCGTCCATCAGGTTTTGCAGGAGATGCGCGACCAGAAAACCGCCAACCCCAACGGCAAGCCCCTGCCCCGCAGCGGAGCAGACGTGCCGGAGAATGACCAGCTCGACTTCCGCTCTTACGAGCTGACGCCCGGCCAAAGGCTGGACGTTTACACCGGCCCCGGCAGCAATTTCTTTCGCGCTGCCAACGGCAAAGCGTCTGCGAGCACAAACGAAAGCATTAAATTTGCGGGCGAAGAAAACGGATGGGCAGCAATCGAATACGAGGTAGGCGCCAACAACCGGCGAATCGGTTATGTAAACCTGAATCAAGTGAAGGACAAAATGCATCTGAGAGAATTGGAATTGCTGTATGACAGCGGCCTTATCATCACAGAGTGCATCCTGACAGACGAGCCGGACGGAAGCCATACGGCCATAGCCACCCTGAAACCGCTGACCGAGATCGTCCTGTTGGGACGCTACCTCGACAGGCGGAATGGGGATTGGGCGTACATCGACGTACAGACGGAGGCAGGGCTGGTGCGCGGCTTTGTGGACAACAGCTGTGTGACGGGCTCACCGGGAGAGTACCTGAAAGATCTGGACGACGGCGGAAATGATTCCGCTTACGATTGGGTATCCGAAGACGCTTACATGGAAACGCGGAAATAA
- a CDS encoding Lrp/AsnC family transcriptional regulator yields MYNTLEMHILEILSDDARVSTEQIAVMTGYDAQEVRSAVKRLEDDRVLVKYPAMINWERTDKEMVQAVIEVRVQPQRDRGFDAIAARIYQFEEVTSLYLMSGAYDLMVMVEAPTLKQLASFVSSKLSTLETVTGTATHFMLKTYKYGGVIFEGDNADRRLAVSP; encoded by the coding sequence TTGTACAATACGCTTGAAATGCACATCCTCGAAATCCTCTCTGACGACGCGCGCGTCAGCACGGAGCAGATCGCCGTGATGACCGGCTACGACGCGCAGGAGGTTCGTAGCGCCGTAAAGCGCCTGGAGGACGACCGCGTGCTCGTCAAATATCCGGCCATGATCAACTGGGAGCGCACCGACAAGGAAATGGTGCAGGCGGTGATCGAGGTGCGCGTGCAGCCCCAGCGCGACCGGGGCTTCGACGCCATCGCCGCGCGCATCTACCAGTTCGAGGAGGTCACCAGCCTCTACCTCATGAGCGGCGCCTACGACCTGATGGTGATGGTGGAGGCGCCGACGCTCAAGCAGCTCGCGTCTTTCGTCTCCAGCAAGCTCTCCACGCTGGAGACCGTCACCGGCACGGCGACCCACTTCATGCTCAAGACCTACAAATACGGCGGCGTCATCTTTGAAGGGGATAACGCCGACCGGCGTCTGGCGGTGAGCCCGTGA
- a CDS encoding sporulation initiation factor Spo0A C-terminal domain-containing protein, with protein sequence MRNILIQGNDNMNIYMRKVYEEVAKKYGVAPEEVEREIRACIEEMYASPQAPETRAVQARIPRRGVIPTNEEMISFIAAEIRKDE encoded by the coding sequence ATGCGAAATATACTTATACAAGGGAATGATAATATGAACATTTACATGCGCAAGGTCTATGAAGAGGTGGCAAAAAAATACGGCGTCGCGCCGGAGGAGGTCGAACGGGAAATTCGGGCCTGCATCGAGGAGATGTACGCCTCCCCGCAGGCGCCGGAGACACGGGCGGTTCAGGCGCGCATCCCCAGACGCGGCGTCATCCCCACGAACGAAGAGATGATTTCCTTTATCGCCGCGGAAATACGGAAAGACGAGTGA
- a CDS encoding glutamate synthase-related protein, whose amino-acid sequence MARYKCPVCGYIHDEEKEGKPFSSLTVCPICGERAERFASLHEDNAPTSAPASGNRALDYPKETARADAACRYMSEIHQMAVTGKPIIEAMGTRMPMPGWDDILLLGAQLNPQPLDEHAHVTTTTVIGKHAKRPMVLENPVYISHMSFGALSRETKIALARGSAMAGSATCSGEGGILPEEMAAADKYIFEYVPNRYSATPENLRNADAIEIKIGQGTKPGMGGHLPGGKVTEEIARIRQKPLGQDVISPSKFPEVNTREDLRALVDFLRAASDGRPIGIKIAAGRIERDLEFCVFARPDFITLDGRGGATGASPKLVRDATSVPSVYALSRARRYLDRVGCDAQLIITGGLRVSPDFAKAIAMGADAVAIASAALMAAACQQYRICGTGMCPVGVATQDPALRARLQGDAAAQRVANFLNCSLQELRTFARITGHDDLHDLSVDDLCTTSREISEFTDIPHA is encoded by the coding sequence ATGGCTCGCTACAAGTGTCCGGTCTGCGGCTACATCCACGACGAAGAAAAGGAAGGGAAGCCCTTTTCCTCGCTCACCGTCTGCCCGATCTGCGGCGAACGGGCGGAGCGCTTCGCGTCCCTGCATGAGGACAACGCCCCGACGAGCGCCCCGGCGAGCGGCAATCGGGCGCTCGACTACCCGAAGGAGACGGCGCGCGCAGACGCCGCCTGCCGCTACATGTCGGAAATCCACCAGATGGCGGTGACGGGCAAGCCCATCATCGAGGCCATGGGTACGCGCATGCCGATGCCCGGATGGGACGACATCCTGCTCCTCGGCGCGCAGCTCAACCCGCAGCCGCTGGACGAGCACGCGCACGTCACCACCACCACGGTCATCGGCAAGCACGCCAAGCGCCCGATGGTGCTTGAGAACCCGGTGTACATCTCGCACATGTCCTTCGGCGCGCTCTCCAGGGAGACGAAGATCGCGCTGGCGAGAGGCAGCGCGATGGCGGGCAGCGCGACATGCTCCGGCGAGGGCGGCATACTGCCCGAGGAAATGGCCGCGGCGGACAAGTACATCTTTGAATACGTGCCCAACCGCTACAGCGCCACCCCGGAAAACCTGCGAAACGCCGACGCCATTGAAATCAAGATCGGCCAAGGCACAAAGCCGGGCATGGGCGGCCACCTGCCCGGCGGCAAGGTGACGGAGGAGATCGCCCGCATCCGCCAAAAACCGCTGGGCCAGGACGTCATCAGCCCCTCAAAATTCCCGGAGGTGAATACGCGCGAAGACCTGCGGGCGCTGGTGGACTTCCTGCGCGCGGCGTCGGACGGCCGCCCCATCGGCATCAAGATTGCCGCCGGACGCATCGAGCGTGACCTGGAGTTCTGCGTCTTCGCCCGGCCGGACTTCATCACCCTCGACGGGCGCGGCGGGGCGACGGGCGCGAGCCCCAAGCTCGTGCGTGACGCGACCAGCGTGCCGTCTGTCTACGCCCTTTCCCGCGCGCGCAGGTATCTCGACCGCGTAGGCTGCGACGCGCAGCTCATCATCACCGGGGGACTACGCGTCTCCCCGGACTTCGCCAAGGCGATCGCCATGGGCGCGGACGCCGTCGCCATCGCCTCCGCCGCGCTGATGGCCGCCGCCTGCCAACAATACCGCATCTGCGGCACGGGCATGTGCCCCGTCGGCGTCGCCACGCAGGACCCGGCACTGCGCGCCCGGCTTCAGGGCGACGCGGCGGCGCAGCGCGTCGCGAACTTCCTGAACTGTTCGCTGCAGGAGCTGCGCACCTTCGCGCGCATTACGGGCCACGACGACCTGCATGACCTGTCCGTGGACGACCTGTGCACCACGAGCCGGGAAATTTCCGAATTCACCGACATTCCACATGCCTGA
- a CDS encoding isoaspartyl peptidase/L-asparaginase — translation MHAIIGTWKMCFAGLREAHAELAGGGAAGDAVERAIRRVEDDPAYTSVGYGGLPACDGHVFLDAAYMDGGALRFGGVMSVEGVKNPIRAARLLCGRETNCLLCGRGAEQFALENGLEMRDMRTQSALSRWREAVQQENAKLDAYRGHDTVCVLALDGRGHMAAGTSTSGLFMKAPGRVGDSPIVGSGFYCDARFGAAAATGLGEDIMRGCLSYEVVSLMRRGADPMEACREALHALSRRKQELGEDAGSISLIALSPGGAFGAATTLPVFPFAAGDAEGAALYAAGADSPGIRAVTEEEVDGEP, via the coding sequence ATGCATGCGATCATCGGGACGTGGAAGATGTGTTTTGCGGGCCTGCGGGAGGCGCACGCGGAGCTTGCGGGCGGCGGCGCGGCCGGAGACGCGGTGGAGCGCGCGATCCGGCGCGTGGAGGACGACCCGGCCTACACCTCCGTAGGCTATGGCGGGCTTCCCGCCTGCGACGGCCACGTGTTTCTGGACGCGGCCTACATGGACGGCGGCGCGCTGCGCTTCGGCGGCGTGATGAGCGTGGAGGGCGTCAAAAATCCCATCCGCGCGGCGCGCCTGCTCTGCGGGCGCGAGACGAACTGCCTGCTTTGCGGGCGCGGCGCGGAGCAGTTCGCCCTGGAGAATGGGCTGGAGATGCGCGACATGCGCACGCAATCGGCCCTTTCCCGTTGGCGGGAGGCCGTGCAGCAGGAGAACGCAAAGCTCGACGCTTACCGCGGACACGACACCGTATGCGTGCTCGCGCTCGACGGGCGCGGACACATGGCGGCGGGCACCTCCACCTCCGGGCTCTTCATGAAGGCGCCCGGCCGGGTGGGGGATTCGCCCATCGTCGGCTCCGGCTTTTACTGCGACGCGCGCTTCGGCGCGGCGGCGGCGACGGGGCTGGGCGAGGACATCATGCGCGGCTGCCTTTCTTACGAGGTGGTTTCGCTCATGCGCCGCGGCGCGGACCCGATGGAGGCGTGCCGGGAGGCGCTGCACGCGCTGTCGCGCCGAAAGCAGGAGCTGGGCGAGGACGCGGGCAGCATCAGCCTGATCGCCCTTTCGCCCGGGGGCGCGTTCGGCGCGGCCACCACGCTGCCGGTCTTCCCCTTTGCCGCCGGGGACGCGGAAGGCGCCGCGCTGTACGCGGCGGGCGCGGATTCGCCGGGCATTCGGGCTGTGACGGAGGAAGAGGTGGACGGCGAGCCTTGA
- a CDS encoding helix-turn-helix transcriptional regulator — protein MIDSKFIQERIMRLVAQKNVSDSKASKALGHNPGYIKDITSGRALPSMGEFLYLCEYLGVTPQEFFNEERQTTALQQEAIDSIYALSEEDLALFLQLLRRLH, from the coding sequence ATGATTGACAGCAAGTTTATTCAAGAGAGAATCATGCGTTTGGTCGCGCAAAAAAACGTATCAGATAGTAAGGCGAGTAAAGCCCTTGGACACAATCCCGGCTATATCAAAGACATTACATCCGGCCGCGCTTTGCCGTCCATGGGAGAGTTTCTCTATCTATGCGAATACCTCGGCGTCACCCCGCAGGAGTTCTTTAACGAGGAGCGCCAGACCACCGCGCTTCAGCAGGAAGCGATCGATTCCATCTACGCGCTGTCCGAAGAAGACCTGGCGCTTTTCCTCCAGCTTCTTCGCCGCCTCCACTGA
- a CDS encoding L-serine ammonia-lyase, iron-sulfur-dependent, subunit alpha — protein MRDEAFFLGEIHKALMPSTGCTEPVAIALNTATARKHARGALKHLTLTLDAYLYKNAMGVGIPGSDERGVALCAAMGVTAGDADAQLRVLDRVTPQALKDAKQMVFDGRVTVKTRGDVPDLFVESVLETEEECVRVLTLSAHTNIVRVDHAPFEPYVPPCGASAEHPIRDCTLGEMIAFADAVPAERLAFLQDGIDMNLAVAQEGRKFGLGLALGTLIDQGVIGRSPVSAAQLLCASASYARMSGVSMPVMTATGSGNQGITLLLTLEAVARERGVDPEKKLRAAALANLVNIYVKSFTGTLSAVCACGVASGLGASVGVVYMLGGGEQQMLGAMQNILGSISGMICDGAKEGCANKVELSSGLAVQAAFLAMQGMSIGKSDGILASDLRTLFEHLGQLVQEGMCETNRVIVDIMQGTATCREL, from the coding sequence ATGCGGGACGAAGCATTTTTCCTTGGCGAGATTCACAAGGCGCTCATGCCCTCGACCGGCTGCACGGAGCCCGTGGCCATCGCCCTGAATACAGCGACGGCCAGAAAGCATGCGCGGGGCGCGTTAAAGCATTTGACGCTGACGCTGGACGCGTATCTGTACAAGAACGCCATGGGCGTGGGCATTCCGGGCTCCGACGAGCGGGGCGTGGCCCTCTGCGCGGCGATGGGCGTGACCGCGGGCGACGCGGACGCGCAGCTTCGCGTGCTCGACCGCGTGACGCCGCAGGCGCTGAAGGACGCCAAGCAGATGGTGTTCGACGGGCGGGTGACCGTCAAGACGCGCGGCGACGTGCCCGACCTGTTCGTCGAATCGGTGCTGGAGACGGAGGAGGAATGCGTGCGCGTGCTCACGCTCTCGGCACACACGAACATCGTGCGCGTGGATCATGCGCCGTTTGAGCCTTACGTGCCGCCCTGTGGGGCGAGCGCGGAGCATCCCATCCGCGATTGCACGCTGGGGGAGATGATCGCCTTCGCGGACGCTGTGCCCGCGGAACGGCTCGCCTTCCTGCAGGACGGCATCGACATGAACCTCGCGGTGGCGCAGGAGGGCAGGAAATTCGGCCTTGGCCTCGCGCTCGGCACGCTGATCGACCAGGGGGTCATCGGGCGCTCGCCGGTATCCGCCGCGCAGCTTCTGTGCGCCTCGGCCTCCTACGCGCGCATGTCGGGCGTGTCCATGCCCGTGATGACGGCTACCGGCAGCGGCAATCAGGGCATTACGCTGCTGCTGACGCTGGAGGCGGTGGCGCGCGAGCGCGGCGTCGATCCGGAGAAGAAGCTGCGTGCGGCCGCGCTCGCCAACCTCGTCAACATCTACGTCAAGTCCTTCACCGGCACGCTGTCGGCGGTTTGCGCCTGCGGCGTGGCCTCCGGGCTGGGCGCGTCGGTCGGCGTCGTCTACATGCTGGGCGGCGGCGAGCAGCAGATGCTGGGGGCCATGCAGAACATCCTTGGCTCCATCTCGGGCATGATCTGCGACGGCGCAAAGGAGGGCTGCGCGAACAAGGTGGAGCTTTCCTCCGGCCTCGCGGTGCAGGCGGCCTTCCTCGCGATGCAGGGCATGAGCATCGGCAAGAGCGACGGCATCCTCGCCAGCGACCTGCGTACGCTCTTTGAGCACCTGGGGCAGCTCGTGCAGGAGGGCATGTGCGAGACGAACCGCGTCATCGTGGACATCATGCAGGGAACGGCGACGTGCCGGGAGCTGTAA
- a CDS encoding 3H domain-containing protein, with amino-acid sequence MDATQRRAEILSRFEHARQPVKGGVLAKELSVSRQVIVQDVALLRAKGHPILATPDGYVLPAAAPSPCARVAACIHTGFERMREELYAVVDAGAVVEDIVVSHPVYGEFRAMLMLASRRQVDDFVENPGWQEASPLSVLTDGLHLHTLTAPDERTLDVAFSELERRGFLAPDE; translated from the coding sequence ATGGACGCTACCCAGCGCCGGGCCGAAATCCTTTCCCGCTTTGAACACGCGCGCCAGCCCGTGAAGGGGGGCGTGCTCGCCAAGGAGCTGTCGGTCAGCCGCCAGGTGATCGTGCAGGACGTTGCGCTGCTGCGCGCCAAGGGGCACCCCATCCTCGCCACGCCGGATGGCTACGTCCTCCCCGCCGCCGCGCCCTCCCCCTGCGCGCGCGTCGCCGCCTGCATCCACACCGGGTTTGAGCGCATGCGCGAGGAGCTTTACGCCGTCGTGGACGCGGGCGCTGTGGTGGAGGATATCGTCGTCTCCCACCCGGTCTACGGAGAGTTTCGCGCCATGCTGATGCTGGCGAGCCGCCGTCAGGTGGACGACTTCGTGGAAAACCCCGGCTGGCAGGAGGCCTCCCCCCTCTCCGTGCTGACCGACGGGCTGCACCTGCACACCCTCACCGCGCCGGACGAGCGCACGCTCGACGTGGCCTTTTCAGAGCTCGAGCGCCGGGGTTTCCTCGCGCCCGACGAATAG
- a CDS encoding formate--tetrahydrofolate ligase — MLSDIEIARACRMQPITSIADAAGIDGELLELYGRYKAKVDYKALKDRPMDGKLVLVTAINPTPAGEGKTTVSIGLADALRKAGKHTMLALREPSLGPVFGIKGGAAGGGYAQVVPMEDINLHFTGDLHAITAANNLLAAMVDNHISQGNALGIDPRRITWKRCMDMNDRQLRQIVDGLGGRMNGMPREDGFDITTASEIMAVLCLSADISDLKDRLSRIVVGRTFADEPVTAGQLRAQGAMAALLRDAMRPNLVQTLEGTPALVHGGPFANIAHGCNSIVATQTALRLADYVVTEAGFGADLGAEKFIDIKCRKAGLAPACIVLVATIRALKSHGGVAKAELSQENLPALKKGLSNLTRHLQNIRHVWGVEPVVALNRFTSDTDAEIALVREAAGSLGANVALCEVWGRGGEGGLALAEQVIASCEKADPSRFSLTYPDDLPLAGKIEAVATKIYGAKDVSIAPAAMKQLKSFEDGGYGKLPVCIAKTQYSFSDDPKKLGAPEGFTLTIRQVKLSAGAGFVVALAGDIMTMPGLPRVPAAENIDVDAEGNITGLF; from the coding sequence ATGCTGAGCGATATTGAGATTGCGCGCGCATGCAGGATGCAGCCCATCACGTCCATCGCGGACGCGGCGGGGATCGACGGGGAGCTGCTCGAGCTCTACGGGCGCTACAAGGCGAAGGTGGACTACAAGGCGCTGAAGGACAGGCCTATGGACGGGAAGCTGGTCCTGGTGACAGCGATCAACCCCACGCCCGCGGGCGAGGGCAAGACCACGGTTTCCATCGGCCTGGCGGACGCGCTGCGCAAGGCCGGGAAGCACACGATGCTGGCGCTGCGCGAGCCGTCGCTGGGGCCGGTCTTCGGCATCAAGGGCGGCGCCGCGGGCGGCGGCTACGCGCAGGTGGTGCCGATGGAGGACATCAACCTGCACTTCACGGGCGACCTGCACGCGATCACGGCGGCGAACAACCTGCTGGCGGCGATGGTGGACAACCACATCTCGCAGGGCAACGCGCTGGGCATCGACCCGCGCCGCATCACCTGGAAGCGCTGCATGGACATGAACGACCGCCAGCTCCGCCAGATCGTGGACGGACTGGGCGGCAGGATGAACGGCATGCCGCGCGAAGACGGCTTTGACATCACCACCGCTTCGGAGATCATGGCGGTGCTCTGCCTTTCCGCGGACATTTCGGATCTGAAGGACAGGCTTTCGCGCATCGTCGTGGGCCGCACGTTCGCGGACGAGCCGGTGACCGCGGGCCAGCTGAGGGCGCAGGGCGCGATGGCCGCGCTGCTGCGCGACGCGATGCGCCCGAACCTGGTGCAGACGCTGGAGGGCACGCCCGCGCTGGTGCACGGCGGCCCCTTCGCGAACATCGCCCACGGCTGCAACAGCATCGTGGCGACGCAGACGGCGCTGCGCCTCGCGGATTACGTCGTCACGGAGGCGGGCTTCGGCGCGGACCTGGGCGCGGAAAAGTTCATCGACATCAAGTGCCGCAAGGCAGGGCTCGCGCCCGCCTGCATCGTCCTGGTCGCGACGATCCGCGCGCTCAAGAGCCACGGCGGCGTGGCGAAGGCCGAGCTCTCGCAGGAAAACCTGCCCGCGCTGAAGAAGGGCCTCTCCAACCTCACGCGGCATTTGCAGAACATCCGCCACGTCTGGGGCGTGGAGCCCGTGGTGGCGCTCAACCGCTTCACGAGCGATACGGACGCGGAAATCGCCCTCGTGCGCGAGGCGGCGGGAAGCCTCGGCGCCAATGTGGCGCTGTGCGAGGTCTGGGGCAGGGGCGGCGAAGGCGGCCTCGCGCTGGCCGAGCAGGTGATCGCGAGCTGCGAGAAGGCCGATCCGTCCAGGTTCAGCCTGACGTACCCGGACGACCTGCCGCTCGCCGGGAAGATCGAGGCGGTCGCGACGAAGATTTACGGCGCGAAGGACGTGTCGATCGCGCCCGCGGCAATGAAGCAGCTGAAATCCTTTGAGGACGGCGGCTACGGAAAGCTGCCGGTCTGCATCGCCAAGACGCAGTACTCCTTCTCGGACGACCCCAAGAAGCTGGGCGCGCCGGAGGGCTTCACGCTGACCATCAGGCAGGTGAAGCTGAGCGCGGGCGCGGGCTTCGTGGTGGCGCTCGCGGGCGACATCATGACCATGCCGGGCTTGCCGCGCGTGCCCGCGGCGGAGAACATCGACGTGGACGCAGAGGGGAACATCACGGGGCTGTTCTGA
- a CDS encoding aminotransferase class I/II-fold pyridoxal phosphate-dependent enzyme → MDLERIVNQRVRAVPPSGIRRFFDIVAEMPEAISLGVGEPDFITPWHIRDAAITSIEDGLTQYTSNWGRIQLRSLIAEYIRRRCHVEYDPAEEILVTIGASEGIDLCLRALCSPGDEVLIPEPSYVSYAPGVTFAGAEPRPIVTRFEEEFRLSAQALRAAITPRTKALILPYPNNPTGSIMRREDLEAIADVLRDTDIVVIADEIYSELTYGGLEHVSFPSIPGMWERTVLLNGFSKAFAMTGWRVGYACGPKELLSIMCKIHQYTIMCASTQGQIAAEEALSRGLQNDFEDVRNMVRSYDRRRRLMVDAFRKMGLPCFEPLGAFYVFPSIERTGLGSEAFCQGLLKAEKVACVPGTAFGQSGEGHIRCSYATGLDKLSEALRRIERYVGSL, encoded by the coding sequence ATGGATCTTGAGCGCATCGTCAACCAGCGCGTGCGGGCCGTGCCGCCCAGCGGCATCCGCAGGTTCTTCGACATCGTCGCGGAGATGCCGGAGGCCATCTCCCTGGGCGTGGGCGAGCCGGACTTCATCACGCCCTGGCACATCCGGGACGCGGCGATTACGTCGATCGAGGACGGCCTCACGCAGTACACCTCCAACTGGGGGCGCATCCAGCTCCGCAGCCTGATCGCGGAGTACATCCGGCGCCGCTGCCACGTGGAATACGATCCGGCGGAGGAAATCCTCGTCACCATCGGCGCGAGCGAGGGAATCGACCTGTGCCTGCGCGCGCTGTGCTCCCCCGGGGACGAGGTGCTCATCCCTGAGCCCTCCTACGTCTCCTACGCGCCGGGCGTCACCTTTGCGGGCGCGGAGCCGCGGCCCATCGTGACCCGCTTTGAAGAGGAATTCCGCCTCTCTGCGCAGGCCCTGCGCGCGGCCATCACCCCGCGCACCAAGGCGCTCATACTGCCCTACCCCAACAACCCGACCGGCTCCATCATGCGCCGGGAGGACTTGGAAGCGATCGCGGACGTGCTGCGGGATACGGACATCGTCGTCATCGCGGACGAGATCTACTCCGAGCTCACCTACGGCGGCCTCGAGCACGTGAGCTTTCCCTCCATCCCGGGCATGTGGGAGCGCACGGTGCTGCTCAACGGCTTTTCAAAGGCCTTCGCCATGACCGGCTGGCGCGTGGGCTACGCCTGCGGGCCGAAGGAGCTGCTGTCGATCATGTGCAAGATTCATCAGTACACGATCATGTGCGCCTCCACCCAGGGGCAGATCGCGGCGGAGGAAGCGCTCTCGCGGGGCCTTCAAAACGACTTCGAGGACGTCAGGAACATGGTGCGCAGCTACGACCGCCGCCGCCGGCTGATGGTGGACGCGTTCAGAAAGATGGGGCTTCCCTGCTTTGAGCCGCTGGGCGCGTTTTACGTGTTCCCCTCTATCGAGCGCACGGGCCTTGGCAGCGAGGCGTTCTGCCAGGGGCTGCTCAAGGCGGAAAAGGTCGCCTGCGTGCCGGGCACGGCGTTCGGCCAGAGCGGCGAGGGGCACATCCGCTGCTCCTACGCCACGGGGCTGGACAAGCTATCCGAGGCGCTCCGAAGAATCGAACGCTACGTGGGTTCCCTGTAA